The Candidatus Thorarchaeota archaeon genome window below encodes:
- a CDS encoding 5,10-methylenetetrahydromethanopterin reductase, whose translation MQCEFESRRRQESSSLLRFGIELVPDRPVFELVEWDKAAEDAGFDNIWVTDHYNNRNPWCTLTTIALNTRRVLLGPGVTNPYHTSPALSAAAAATLNEISGGRAVIGLGAGDRVTLATLGVQWRLPVSTVVEAIQVVRTLTRGDKCHLNGKVFNLRGAKLDVVRKSPVLDSEGRPITVDGKTVKAAPRIPIYAGAQGPQMLEKTAAVADGILINASHPRDFRMALASIKKGARRAGRSMDELDIGAYTAMSIADSYGEAMQGQTRMVVAYIVAGSPELILRRHGIDAEAAEKIRSMLAQGRFGEAQGLVDDNMVDAFAIVGSSHDCIQRIDELVREGVTNFIAGSPIGPDKNRAIRKIGGEIIAHYRGVRT comes from the coding sequence ATGCAATGCGAGTTCGAGTCCCGAAGACGTCAGGAGTCGTCATCGTTGCTTCGTTTCGGTATAGAGCTCGTGCCAGACCGTCCTGTGTTCGAACTTGTCGAGTGGGACAAGGCAGCGGAAGATGCTGGCTTCGACAACATATGGGTGACAGACCACTACAACAACAGGAATCCATGGTGTACTCTCACTACGATTGCCCTGAACACTCGTCGGGTACTCCTCGGGCCCGGAGTGACCAACCCTTATCACACAAGTCCCGCTCTGTCAGCTGCTGCAGCCGCAACCCTAAACGAGATCAGCGGGGGGCGAGCTGTGATTGGGCTTGGTGCAGGTGATCGCGTGACGTTGGCGACCCTGGGTGTTCAGTGGCGTCTTCCGGTGTCTACCGTCGTTGAAGCGATTCAGGTCGTCCGGACATTGACCAGAGGCGACAAGTGCCATCTCAACGGGAAGGTATTCAATCTGAGAGGAGCGAAGCTGGACGTGGTACGAAAGAGTCCGGTCCTCGACTCCGAAGGGCGTCCGATTACTGTCGATGGCAAGACCGTGAAGGCTGCACCACGGATTCCAATCTACGCTGGTGCTCAGGGGCCTCAGATGCTGGAGAAGACTGCTGCTGTCGCAGACGGTATTCTAATCAATGCGAGCCATCCAAGGGACTTCCGGATGGCGTTGGCCTCGATCAAGAAGGGTGCCAGAAGAGCGGGCAGAAGCATGGACGAACTGGACATAGGTGCCTATACTGCCATGAGCATAGCTGACTCGTATGGTGAGGCTATGCAAGGCCAGACCCGCATGGTGGTGGCCTACATTGTTGCAGGTTCTCCAGAGCTCATCTTGAGGCGGCACGGGATTGACGCCGAGGCTGCTGAGAAGATTCGCTCGATGCTTGCTCAGGGTCGCTTTGGAGAGGCCCAGGGACTGGTCGATGACAACATGGTAGATGCCTTCGCGATAGTTGGCAGCAGCCACGACTGCATTCAGCGGATTGACGAGCTTGTCCGAGAGGGTGTCACCAACTTCATCGCAGGCTCACCTATTGGTCCCGACAAGAACAGGGCCATAAGGAAGATAGGCGGCGAGATAATCGCCCACTACAGAGGAGTCCGAACCTGA
- a CDS encoding phosphotransferase: MSTQEVSGSDARGSVPTHEKAFELRTDTARLTDLPDSEDHSMMEYDADLHLHSPYSIGVSSSMNLDGIVKAAKMKGLSILGTGDATQKDWLRHLRSKLVSVDGALAYDGVHFIVTVEVEDAESIHHIIILPDLECVEVLRRELHSHSPNLDDHWGGRPRVSLSPSELAGTVRDIGGLLGPAHAFTPFKSLFREGKYDSLSSCYGDEASHIHFLELGLSADTVIADHIPELSRVTFITSSDAHSPSPDKLGREFVRLLVEGPTFHEVAMALRREKGRRAVLNVGLDPKLGKYYLSFCSSCRRTLVFDESISTPSHDELNVYVPIVSKEEMPELLMAVHRRQMKCPACGKRMRLGVRDRAIMLGTGQSRSPEHRPPYLHMPPLLEMMMTATDSTKTSKKLLREYETLVSKYGTETKILTGRYDSQLGEYSPRLAQLVRACRDGEVKLIPGGGGRYGKMVPPWGGDEN, encoded by the coding sequence ATGAGTACACAAGAGGTCAGCGGCTCAGATGCGCGAGGTTCCGTCCCCACACATGAAAAGGCATTTGAACTCCGTACTGACACGGCTCGTCTAACGGACTTGCCTGACAGCGAGGACCACTCAATGATGGAATATGATGCGGACCTTCACCTTCACTCCCCCTATTCAATAGGGGTAAGCAGCAGCATGAACTTGGATGGCATTGTAAAGGCTGCAAAGATGAAGGGGCTCAGCATCCTGGGGACAGGAGATGCTACGCAGAAGGACTGGCTCAGGCATCTTCGCTCAAAGCTTGTCAGCGTTGACGGAGCTCTCGCATACGACGGCGTTCATTTCATCGTGACGGTGGAGGTTGAGGATGCCGAGTCAATTCATCACATCATCATCTTGCCCGATCTGGAGTGTGTAGAGGTCCTGAGAAGAGAACTGCATTCTCACTCCCCGAACTTGGACGACCACTGGGGAGGGCGACCGCGAGTCAGTCTGAGCCCGAGCGAGCTTGCTGGAACAGTGCGAGACATTGGAGGTCTTCTTGGACCAGCTCATGCCTTCACGCCATTCAAGTCTCTGTTCAGAGAGGGAAAGTACGACTCTCTCTCCTCGTGCTATGGCGATGAGGCAAGCCACATCCACTTCCTGGAACTCGGACTGTCTGCAGACACGGTAATTGCAGACCATATCCCCGAACTCTCGAGAGTCACCTTCATCACCTCCAGCGACGCACACTCTCCGTCGCCGGACAAGTTGGGAAGGGAGTTTGTAAGGCTGCTTGTGGAGGGTCCTACATTCCACGAGGTCGCCATGGCACTACGACGAGAGAAGGGGCGGAGAGCTGTCCTCAACGTGGGTCTGGATCCCAAGCTGGGCAAGTACTACCTCTCGTTCTGTTCTTCCTGTAGAAGAACACTTGTCTTCGATGAGTCGATCTCCACCCCTTCGCATGACGAGCTGAATGTCTACGTCCCGATAGTGTCCAAGGAGGAGATGCCCGAACTCCTCATGGCAGTCCACAGACGGCAGATGAAGTGTCCGGCCTGCGGAAAGAGAATGCGTCTTGGCGTGAGAGACCGAGCCATCATGCTGGGCACAGGTCAGAGTAGGTCACCTGAGCATAGACCACCTTATCTGCACATGCCGCCCCTTCTTGAGATGATGATGACTGCCACTGACAGCACCAAGACATCAAAGAAGCTACTTCGCGAGTATGAGACACTGGTGAGCAAGTACGGGACAGAGACCAAGATACTGACTGGGAGGTATGACAGCCAGCTGGGTGAGTACAGCCCTCGACTTGCACAGCTGGTGCGGGCATGTCGTGACGGAGAGGTGAAACTCATCCCGGGTGGCGGCGGAAGGTATGGGAAGATGGTCCCACCATGGGGCGGTGATGAGAACTGA
- a CDS encoding transcriptional regulator, giving the protein MATRREQILEMLERTSVPLTVQDICNALDLDDPRVVSEDLGHIAKSIRSQGRELVARPAQCNKCGFVFSDRATVKKPSRCPKCKSEWIQPPGYLIRVRR; this is encoded by the coding sequence ATGGCCACTCGTAGAGAACAGATCCTAGAGATGCTGGAACGGACTTCCGTCCCTCTCACTGTACAGGACATATGTAACGCCCTCGACCTCGATGACCCCCGGGTTGTGTCTGAGGATCTTGGGCATATTGCCAAGTCGATTAGGAGTCAGGGGAGGGAGCTGGTTGCTCGTCCCGCACAGTGCAACAAGTGCGGATTCGTCTTCTCTGATAGAGCAACCGTCAAGAAGCCCTCCCGGTGTCCGAAGTGTAAGTCCGAGTGGATACAGCCCCCCGGCTATCTCATCAGAGTCCGCAGATGA